One window of Plasmodium relictum strain SGS1 genome assembly, chromosome: 14 genomic DNA carries:
- a CDS encoding serine/threonine protein kinase, putative, with product MLMFRSICTTLIGGKIYNINGRTIREEKLISEGAYSFVYMAKDLNTNKGFTLKKTICQDKEKLEMANKEINILKSLPPHKNIVQYYGSTVVSENNYKIVIMLMEYCERGNLLNIFEKNKDKLREYHIVKIMKDIVTGLNFLHTQEVPIIHRDIKLENILCDKKGVYKICDFGSHTVSESIYPNDLTKNSLYILKEEIERDTTLMYRPPELIDLYSNLEISCKVDIWMIGCILYLLLFKVHPFQNNSFLSILNGSFTIPYNIKYSKRIISVLLMTLNKNPVKRIDSSTLLFILENYADLKKWFVHISSDIKKKVNQIFDKISELNLSNKQNNLIEINNDKIVVIKMINQKCEKQIPKNNINFLKLFSQNNLSSNTLKKNITTNGSENNQIQNKKSDIIEKKKEDATITNINLKDSRDIRNGTENKILEENIESKIENIGGNVKVKEIEEKKKSFDNNINESEENSNLLNLGMEPNKTIENHHNKIIYDNEHILKDLSLNNEVSLFDFKNDLLSNDQSNCSNFDNFFDPWNYEKNDDLVKIDNSLNINNDNDLFEGNIHYLNNNDSFCKDLSYSKNNDFFKDNKNEIFKDTYFSINNNSSNNTEQFNFQNSPNINNIPNNVYYFEEIKNKEKNDCNFDSMIKTKNEIASKYNSKNYILNNIKKKNNSKLITPDKNDKFSELLDEFQNFSVH from the coding sequence ATGCTAATGTTTAGAAGTATATGTACAACATTAATTGGAGGAaagatatataatataaatggaAGAACTATAAGAGAAGAAAAACTAATATCTGAGGGAGCGTATTCTTTTGTATATATGGCGAAAGatttaaatacaaataaagGTTTTACTTTAAAGAAGACCATATGTCAAGATAAAGAGAAATTAGAAATGGccaataaagaaataaatattttaaaaagtttacCACCTCATAAAAACATCGTTCAATATTATGGATCAACAGTTGTTtcagaaaataattataaaattgtaATAATGTTAATGGAATATTGTGAAAGGGGTAatctattaaatatatttgaaaaaaataaagataaattaaGAGAATATCATATagttaaaataatgaaagatATAGTTACAggattaaattttttacataCTCAAGAAGTACCAATTATACATAGAgatataaaattagaaaatattttgtGTGACAAAAAAGGGGTTTATAAAATTTGTGATTTTGGTTCACACACAGTTTCAGAATCCATTTATCCAAATGATTTAACGaaaaattcattatatatattaaaagaagaaatagaaagAGATACTACATTAATGTATAGGCCACCAGAACTAATTGATTTATATTCTAATTTAGAAATTTCTTGCAAAGTAGACATATGGATGATTGGAtgcattttatatttattactttttaaagTTCATCCATTTCAGAATAATAgttttttatcaattttaaATGGTAGTTTTACTATTccatataatataaaatattcgAAGAGAATTATTTCTGTTTTACTTATGACTTTAAACAAAAATCCAGTAAAAAGAATTGATTCTTCCactcttttatttatattagaaaattatgcagatttaaaaaaatggtTCGTTCATATCTCCAGtgatataaagaaaaaagtaaaccaaatttttgataaaataagTGAACTTAATTTAAgtaataaacaaaataatctcatagaaattaataatgataaaatagtagtcataaaaatgataaatcaAAAATGTGAAAAACAAATTCctaaaaataacattaactttttaaaactttttagtcaaaataatttaagtagTAATACTctgaagaaaaatattacaacAAATGGTTCTGAAAATAACcaaattcaaaataaaaaaagtgacattattgaaaagaaaaaagaagatgCTACTATtactaatattaatttaaaagatagCAGAGATATAAGAAATGGaacagaaaataaaatattagagGAAAATATTGAatcaaaaatagaaaatataggTGGGAATGTTAAagtaaaagaaatagaagaaaagaagaaatcatttgataataatattaatgaatcGGAGGAAAattctaatttattaaatctaGGTATGGAACCTAATAAAACAATAGAAAATCatcataataaaattatttatgacAATGaacatatattaaaagatttGAGCTTGAATAATGAAGTAAGTTTATTTGATTTTAAGAATGATCTTTTAAGTAACGATCAAAGTAATTGTAgtaattttgataatttttttgatccttggaattatgaaaaaaacgATGATTTAGTTAAAATTgataattctttaaatataaataatgataatgattTATTTGAAGGTAATATTCATTATCTCAATAATAACGATTCATTTTGTAAAGATTTAAGCTattctaaaaataatgatttttttaaagacaataaaaatgaaatttttaaagataCGTATTTTTCCATAAACAACAATTCTTCAAATAATACTGAACAGtttaattttcaaaattctcctaatattaataatatacctaataatgtatattattttgaagaaataaagaataaagaaaaaaatgattgtAATTTTGATAGTAtgattaaaacaaaaaa